The following are from one region of the Euzebya sp. genome:
- a CDS encoding phospho-sugar mutase yields MAELSPDLRARAEAWLAEDPDPATRAELQALLDAGDADELADRFDERLAFGTAGLRGRLGAGPNRMNRALVRRVTAGLADRLVHGEDTAGGVVVIGRDARHGSEAFAEDATRVLAGAGVDVLVFEDPVPTPLVAFAVRHLGAAAGIVVTASHNPPADNGYKVYLAGGRQIVPPVDAEISDAIDAVGPLADVVVADADDPRIRPVPAEVEIAYREQVLGLVDPAGPRDLRIAYTALHGVAGDLATSILASAGFAAVHPVPEQHQPDPDFPTVAFPNPEEPGAMDAVIALARQVDADLIRANDPDGDRIAVAIPDGDGGWRMLTGDEIGVVLAEDVLARGAMADGADPWVATTVVSSSLLADVAAHHGAGYVETLTGFKWLSQQAERIADDGGRVVLSYEQALGVSIGDVVRDKDGISAALAVADLAARLRGAGRGLDGLLDDLARRHGAHVTLGRSVLLDDTGEGDLGAEALQRLRDTPPRDLGGSEVTEVWDHDAGVVTHVDGAIDQIDLPAQDLMRFVAADGTRVMVRPSGTEPKLKFYGEAVVAADQDPDVARERAAERVDAVLTAFMDHALAR; encoded by the coding sequence ATGGCTGAGCTGTCCCCCGACCTGCGGGCCCGCGCCGAGGCGTGGCTCGCCGAGGACCCCGACCCGGCGACGCGGGCGGAGCTGCAGGCGCTCCTCGACGCCGGGGACGCGGACGAGCTGGCGGATCGCTTCGACGAGCGGCTCGCGTTCGGGACCGCCGGGCTCCGGGGTCGCCTCGGCGCCGGCCCGAACCGGATGAACCGGGCCCTCGTCCGGCGGGTGACCGCGGGCCTCGCGGACCGGCTGGTCCACGGCGAGGACACCGCCGGGGGCGTGGTCGTCATCGGCCGGGACGCCCGACACGGCAGCGAGGCGTTCGCCGAGGACGCCACCAGGGTGCTGGCCGGGGCCGGCGTCGACGTGCTGGTCTTCGAGGACCCCGTGCCCACCCCGCTGGTGGCCTTCGCCGTCCGCCACCTGGGTGCCGCCGCCGGGATCGTGGTCACCGCCAGCCACAACCCGCCGGCCGACAACGGGTACAAGGTCTACCTGGCCGGCGGACGGCAGATCGTGCCGCCGGTCGACGCCGAGATCTCCGACGCCATCGACGCCGTCGGCCCCCTCGCCGACGTCGTGGTCGCCGACGCCGACGACCCGCGGATCCGCCCCGTGCCCGCGGAGGTCGAGATCGCCTACCGCGAGCAGGTGCTCGGCCTCGTCGACCCCGCCGGCCCCCGCGACCTCCGCATCGCCTACACGGCGCTGCACGGCGTCGCCGGGGATCTGGCCACGTCGATCCTCGCCTCCGCCGGGTTCGCCGCGGTGCACCCGGTCCCCGAGCAGCACCAGCCCGATCCGGACTTCCCTACCGTCGCGTTCCCGAACCCCGAGGAGCCGGGCGCGATGGACGCCGTCATCGCGCTCGCCCGCCAGGTCGACGCCGATCTGATCCGGGCGAACGACCCGGACGGCGACCGCATCGCCGTCGCGATCCCGGACGGCGACGGCGGCTGGCGGATGCTGACCGGCGACGAGATCGGGGTGGTGCTGGCCGAGGACGTCCTCGCCCGCGGGGCCATGGCCGACGGCGCCGACCCGTGGGTCGCCACGACCGTCGTGTCCTCGTCGCTGCTGGCCGACGTGGCCGCGCACCACGGCGCGGGCTACGTCGAGACCCTCACCGGGTTCAAGTGGCTGTCGCAGCAGGCGGAGCGGATCGCGGACGACGGCGGGCGCGTCGTCCTCAGCTACGAGCAGGCGCTCGGCGTCTCGATCGGCGACGTCGTCCGCGACAAGGACGGGATCTCCGCCGCGCTGGCCGTCGCCGACCTCGCCGCCCGCCTCCGGGGAGCGGGCCGGGGTCTCGACGGCCTGCTGGACGACCTGGCCCGCCGCCACGGCGCGCACGTGACCCTCGGCCGCTCGGTCCTGCTCGACGACACCGGCGAGGGCGACCTGGGGGCCGAGGCGCTGCAGCGCCTGCGCGACACCCCGCCCCGCGACCTCGGAGGGTCCGAGGTGACCGAGGTGTGGGACCACGACGCCGGCGTCGTCACCCACGTCGACGGGGCGATCGACCAGATCGACCTGCCCGCCCAGGACCTGATGCGGTTCGTCGCCGCCGACGGCACGCGCGTCATGGTGCGGCCGAGCGGGACCGAGCCGAAGCTCAAGTTCTACGGCGAGGCGGTGGTGGCCGCCGACCAGGACCCCGACGTCGCACGCGAGCGCGCGGCCGAGCGGGTCGACGCCGTCCTGACGGCGTTCATGGACCACGCGCTCGCCCGGTGA
- a CDS encoding cell wall-binding repeat-containing protein: MRGPGIPPVAARGAVASVVVVLAVALGVAGLQAGPVVASTARSPIGPVWQDEAGAGGPLDAGGSAPTWAVAGCVQDAQSDVVDLPARTPADVPRADITRFCVDHAESGLSVSMAVRVPTDPTRDPVWESVGAAVAFGYETTGGHRRVINLLRPGSEPRFEYHVLEPGADPVGICSGAASVDDGTYRATIPADCLDAPEVIEIGAQMFYDMSDGPESGAFDAAPGDGGFVAVPRTAPAGAARATRLAGPTRVETAIATAQALYADGTAGAVVLARADAFPDALVAAPLAAALDAPVLLTPRESLSPAVGEEIRRLVGERGDVVLLGGVAALAPAVEDALTAAGHTTTRLAGASRYDTAVAAARAAGPLPRTVVLAGGADFPDALLAGAAAPAVEGVALLVDPAGVPEVVEEYLAEVPDADVIVVGDVARRVVADADGTAAALNPSATSVALLDLYADESEVVLASVEDFPDGLAGGAYAAIRGVPLLLTPAEVLETSVRDALAERGPYQRITVMGGPDAVSDTVAGQAAAHLVPRTAP; the protein is encoded by the coding sequence GTGAGGGGGCCGGGCATCCCGCCGGTCGCGGCACGGGGGGCGGTCGCGTCCGTCGTGGTCGTCCTGGCTGTCGCCCTCGGGGTGGCCGGGCTCCAGGCCGGGCCCGTGGTGGCGTCGACCGCCCGCAGCCCGATCGGGCCGGTGTGGCAGGACGAGGCCGGCGCCGGCGGGCCGCTGGACGCTGGTGGCTCCGCACCGACCTGGGCGGTGGCCGGCTGCGTGCAGGACGCGCAGTCCGACGTCGTCGACCTGCCGGCGCGCACCCCGGCCGACGTCCCCCGCGCCGACATCACCCGGTTCTGCGTCGACCACGCCGAGTCGGGGCTGTCGGTCTCCATGGCCGTGCGGGTGCCGACCGACCCGACGCGGGACCCGGTGTGGGAGTCGGTCGGCGCCGCCGTCGCGTTCGGGTACGAGACGACGGGAGGGCACCGGCGGGTGATCAACCTGCTTCGCCCGGGCAGCGAACCGCGCTTCGAGTACCACGTCCTCGAACCCGGCGCGGATCCGGTCGGCATCTGCAGTGGCGCGGCGTCGGTCGACGACGGCACGTACCGGGCCACCATCCCTGCGGACTGCCTCGACGCGCCCGAGGTCATCGAGATCGGCGCGCAGATGTTCTACGACATGTCCGACGGCCCGGAGTCCGGGGCGTTCGACGCCGCGCCCGGCGACGGTGGGTTCGTCGCCGTGCCCCGGACCGCACCAGCGGGCGCCGCGCGGGCGACCCGGCTGGCCGGCCCGACCCGGGTGGAGACCGCGATCGCGACCGCCCAAGCGCTCTACGCCGACGGGACGGCGGGCGCAGTCGTGCTGGCACGGGCCGACGCCTTCCCCGACGCGCTGGTCGCCGCCCCGCTGGCCGCGGCGCTCGACGCGCCGGTCCTGCTCACGCCGAGGGAGTCCCTCAGCCCCGCCGTGGGCGAGGAGATCCGTCGCCTGGTCGGCGAGCGAGGCGACGTGGTGCTCCTCGGCGGCGTCGCCGCGCTCGCGCCCGCGGTCGAGGACGCCCTGACGGCCGCCGGTCACACCACCACGCGCCTGGCCGGTGCGAGCCGGTACGACACCGCGGTCGCCGCCGCGCGGGCGGCCGGGCCCCTCCCCCGCACGGTGGTGCTCGCCGGCGGCGCGGACTTCCCCGACGCCCTGCTGGCGGGAGCCGCCGCACCCGCCGTCGAAGGCGTGGCGCTGCTGGTCGACCCCGCCGGCGTGCCCGAGGTCGTGGAGGAGTACCTGGCGGAGGTGCCGGACGCCGACGTCATCGTCGTGGGCGACGTGGCACGCCGTGTCGTGGCGGACGCCGACGGGACCGCCGCCGCCCTCAACCCCTCGGCCACCTCCGTGGCCCTGCTGGACCTGTACGCCGACGAATCAGAGGTGGTCCTCGCGAGCGTCGAGGACTTCCCCGACGGCCTGGCCGGCGGCGCCTACGCGGCGATCCGCGGCGTCCCGCTCCTGCTGACCCCCGCAGAGGTCCTCGAGACCAGTGTCCGCGACGCCCTCGCCGAGCGGGGGCCCTACCAGCGGATCACCGTGATGGGCGGCCCCGACGCGGTGTCCGACACCGTCGCCGGTCAGGCCGCCGCGCACCTGGTGCCGCGCACCGCGCCGTAG
- the hppD gene encoding 4-hydroxyphenylpyruvate dioxygenase: MSADLMPLLGYNHIEYYVGNAKQAMHYYRTAFGFTPVAYAGPETGVRDRASWVLRQGRITFVLTAGLDHESEITAHQHRHGDGVKDVALAVPDAEAAYAAALERGAEGLQEPTVTEDDHGKVVIAKIAAYGDTVHSFVDTTNYSGPFLPGYRAVSDAPTASTGTTTPLYAPAGTPIGIEYVDHVVANTYLGGMDELVRFYADIMGFSQLVHYDDEAISTEYSALMSKVLWDGTGRIKLPINEPATGKKKSQIEEYLDYYGSPGVQHLALHTDDIVTTVKALRENGVRFMRVPETYYAEQREKLDWDEIAEPLEALAEQNILIDTDEEGYLLQIFTEPVQDRPTVFYEIIERHGAKGFGEGNFKALFEAIEREQELRGNL, encoded by the coding sequence ATGAGCGCTGATCTGATGCCGCTCCTCGGGTACAACCACATCGAGTACTACGTCGGCAACGCCAAGCAGGCGATGCACTACTACCGGACGGCGTTCGGGTTCACGCCGGTCGCCTACGCCGGGCCCGAGACCGGGGTCCGCGACCGCGCCTCATGGGTGCTGCGCCAGGGTCGCATCACGTTCGTGCTCACCGCTGGCCTGGACCACGAGTCGGAGATCACCGCGCACCAGCACCGCCACGGCGACGGGGTGAAGGACGTGGCGCTGGCGGTGCCGGATGCCGAGGCCGCCTACGCCGCGGCGCTCGAGCGGGGTGCCGAGGGCCTGCAGGAGCCGACGGTCACCGAGGACGACCACGGCAAGGTCGTCATCGCGAAGATCGCCGCGTACGGCGACACCGTGCACTCCTTCGTCGACACCACGAACTACTCCGGGCCGTTCCTGCCGGGCTACCGGGCCGTGTCGGACGCCCCGACCGCGTCGACGGGGACGACGACCCCGCTGTACGCCCCCGCCGGCACGCCGATCGGCATCGAGTACGTCGACCACGTCGTCGCCAACACCTACCTGGGCGGCATGGACGAGCTGGTCCGCTTCTACGCCGACATCATGGGCTTCAGCCAGCTCGTGCACTACGACGACGAGGCCATCTCGACGGAGTACTCCGCGCTGATGAGCAAGGTCCTGTGGGACGGCACCGGGCGCATCAAGCTGCCGATCAACGAGCCCGCGACGGGCAAGAAGAAGTCCCAGATCGAGGAGTACCTCGACTACTACGGCAGCCCCGGCGTCCAGCACCTCGCCCTGCACACCGACGACATCGTGACGACCGTGAAGGCGCTCCGGGAGAACGGGGTCCGGTTCATGCGGGTCCCCGAGACCTACTACGCCGAGCAGCGCGAGAAGCTCGACTGGGACGAGATCGCCGAGCCGCTCGAGGCGCTGGCCGAGCAGAACATCCTCATCGACACCGACGAGGAGGGGTACCTGCTGCAGATCTTCACCGAGCCGGTCCAGGACCGCCCGACGGTGTTCTACGAGATCATCGAGCGGCACGGCGCCAAGGGGTTCGGCGAGGGCAACTTCAAGGCGCTGTTCGAGGCGATCGAGCGCGAGCAGGAGCTGCGCGGCAACCTCTAG
- a CDS encoding Lrp/AsnC family transcriptional regulator yields the protein MGTPDPAPRPPRLDEIDRRILALLQDDARLSNAAVAREVGLTPPATMERTRRLEDAGLIRGYHADLDPEPLGHGMAVILLIRLDHHGRESVHAFRDAIAGVDQVAECHYLTGTADFLLKVRVADVNGYRRLLEEQISGLPGLAHVESAVVLETFKDDRRVPVGGDDRRSTGDAG from the coding sequence ATGGGAACCCCGGACCCCGCCCCGAGACCACCCCGGCTGGACGAGATCGACCGCCGGATCCTCGCCCTGCTCCAGGACGACGCGCGGCTGTCCAACGCCGCGGTCGCGCGTGAGGTCGGGCTGACCCCTCCGGCGACGATGGAGCGCACCCGGCGCCTCGAGGACGCCGGGCTGATCCGCGGGTACCACGCCGACCTCGATCCGGAGCCGCTCGGCCACGGGATGGCGGTGATCCTGCTGATCCGCCTCGACCACCACGGTCGTGAGTCGGTCCACGCCTTCCGCGATGCGATCGCCGGTGTCGACCAGGTCGCCGAGTGCCACTACCTGACGGGTACCGCGGACTTCCTCCTCAAGGTCCGCGTCGCCGACGTCAACGGCTACAGGCGGCTGCTCGAGGAGCAGATCTCCGGCCTGCCGGGGCTGGCGCACGTGGAGTCCGCCGTCGTCCTCGAGACGTTCAAGGACGACCGCCGCGTGCCCGTCGGCGGCGACGATCGCCGGTCGACCGGCGACGCGGGGTGA
- a CDS encoding cell wall-binding repeat-containing protein, whose protein sequence is MSAHLPSRLLATLALLIALVLLAALAPAVLADDVLADDVLRRALPDGIPPTAGTTAAYQANGCYADGTDDVRRGPEGPVEAAPQADVTQFCVDNGPDGLGVSMTVPQGTDPAADPTWNDLGAGAVFIYQTAGGVEREIQLSTQRSDGVLEYLVLEGTVSPTLVCSGAAAFEAGTYHAGIPADCAAAADPVEVVAGFLYDRSRGTADALVDLAPGDGDQVAVPREVPAGAERITRLEGPSRVETAIAISAAAIDDGQADAVVVALASDFPDAVVGAPLAVANGAPLLLTHRDRVPEAVLDEATRVLGGQGRILLLGGEAALEEVVAQTFRDAGHDVERIAGDSRFSTAVAVAEATTDSPAEIVLAFGGDFPAALLAGAFTPPHGGVALLVDRSGIPAGVQAYLDAHSDVPVFAMGNVAAEVAPQADGRVVGSTPSQISGALLDLYEPGGEVAVASVEAFPDGLAGGAYAGARGIPLLLTPRDTMTTTLLDDMAAHGPYDRITFFGGVSALSATTAGQASAHLR, encoded by the coding sequence ATGTCCGCACACCTGCCCTCCCGGCTGCTCGCCACGCTCGCGCTCCTGATCGCGCTGGTCCTGCTCGCCGCGCTCGCCCCGGCCGTGCTGGCCGACGACGTGCTGGCCGACGACGTGCTGCGACGGGCCCTGCCCGATGGCATCCCCCCGACGGCCGGGACGACCGCGGCGTACCAGGCGAACGGCTGCTACGCGGATGGCACCGACGACGTCCGGCGGGGCCCTGAGGGCCCGGTCGAGGCCGCGCCCCAAGCCGACGTCACCCAGTTCTGCGTCGACAACGGCCCCGATGGGCTCGGCGTCTCCATGACCGTCCCCCAGGGCACCGACCCCGCCGCCGACCCGACCTGGAACGACCTGGGGGCCGGAGCGGTGTTCATCTACCAGACCGCCGGGGGCGTCGAGCGGGAGATCCAGCTCAGCACCCAGCGCAGCGACGGCGTCCTCGAGTACCTCGTCCTCGAGGGGACGGTGTCACCGACACTCGTGTGCTCCGGTGCGGCGGCCTTCGAGGCTGGCACCTACCACGCCGGGATCCCGGCGGACTGCGCCGCCGCGGCCGACCCCGTCGAGGTCGTCGCCGGGTTCCTCTACGACCGCTCCCGCGGCACGGCGGACGCGCTGGTCGACCTGGCCCCGGGCGACGGCGACCAGGTCGCCGTGCCGCGTGAGGTCCCCGCCGGCGCCGAGCGGATCACCCGGTTGGAGGGACCCAGCCGCGTCGAGACCGCGATCGCGATCTCCGCCGCAGCCATCGACGACGGCCAGGCCGACGCGGTCGTCGTCGCGCTCGCGAGCGACTTCCCCGACGCCGTCGTCGGCGCGCCGCTCGCGGTCGCCAACGGCGCCCCGCTGCTGCTGACCCACCGCGACCGCGTGCCCGAGGCCGTGCTGGACGAGGCGACCCGCGTGCTCGGGGGCCAGGGCAGGATCCTGCTCCTCGGCGGCGAGGCCGCGCTCGAGGAGGTCGTCGCCCAGACCTTCCGCGACGCGGGTCACGATGTGGAGCGGATCGCCGGCGACAGCCGCTTCTCGACCGCCGTGGCCGTGGCCGAGGCCACGACCGACTCGCCGGCCGAGATCGTCCTCGCGTTCGGTGGCGACTTCCCCGCGGCGCTGCTGGCCGGGGCCTTCACGCCCCCCCACGGCGGGGTGGCGCTGCTGGTCGACCGATCGGGCATCCCGGCCGGGGTCCAGGCGTACCTCGACGCCCACTCCGACGTGCCGGTCTTCGCGATGGGGAACGTGGCGGCGGAGGTCGCGCCGCAGGCCGACGGCCGGGTGGTGGGCAGCACGCCCTCCCAGATCTCGGGCGCCCTCCTCGACCTCTACGAGCCCGGCGGGGAGGTGGCGGTGGCCAGCGTCGAGGCGTTCCCCGACGGGCTCGCGGGCGGCGCCTACGCCGGCGCGCGGGGCATCCCGCTGCTGCTGACCCCCCGGGACACGATGACGACCACCCTCCTCGACGACATGGCGGCGCACGGGCCGTACGACCGCATCACCTTCTTCGGCGGGGTGAGCGCGCTGTCGGCGACGACGGCCGGGCAGGCGTCGGCCCACCTCCGCTGA
- a CDS encoding TetR/AcrR family transcriptional regulator, which produces MPSSREVTDATAPAAASGAAVPPGGAPPRDRRAVRREQFLDAADSAIRKDGAGVTMADVAAAAGVTKPVLYRYVSDKGDLVQALAIRYAGRLEPLLEEGTRSSDDPRAMIERTIDAYLTFIESEPAIYEFLVHRAPSDSPGVAEYLDRFTAQLADRIAAIVAAELTRAGKQTDGSEAFAHGMVGMVQSAGEWWLSKRSGPQSMTREQLVGHLVRVLWTGLAGLPDQSRPQGA; this is translated from the coding sequence ATGCCCTCATCGCGGGAGGTCACCGACGCCACGGCTCCAGCCGCGGCGTCGGGTGCCGCCGTGCCGCCGGGCGGCGCGCCGCCGCGTGATCGCCGGGCCGTGCGGCGCGAGCAGTTCCTCGACGCCGCCGACAGCGCGATCCGCAAGGACGGAGCGGGCGTCACCATGGCGGACGTCGCGGCTGCGGCGGGGGTGACCAAGCCGGTCCTGTACCGCTACGTCAGCGACAAGGGCGACCTGGTGCAGGCCCTCGCGATCCGCTACGCCGGTCGCCTCGAGCCGCTGCTCGAGGAGGGGACGCGGTCGTCGGACGACCCGCGGGCGATGATCGAGCGGACGATCGACGCCTACCTGACGTTCATCGAGTCCGAGCCGGCGATCTACGAGTTCCTCGTCCACCGCGCGCCGAGCGACAGCCCCGGCGTGGCGGAGTACCTGGATCGGTTCACCGCCCAGCTCGCCGACCGCATCGCCGCGATCGTCGCGGCGGAGCTGACCCGCGCGGGCAAGCAGACCGATGGGTCCGAGGCGTTCGCCCACGGGATGGTCGGCATGGTGCAGTCGGCGGGGGAGTGGTGGCTGTCCAAGCGCAGCGGGCCCCAGTCGATGACGCGGGAGCAGCTGGTCGGCCACCTCGTCCGCGTGCTCTGGACGGGTCTGGCGGGGCTGCCCGACCAGTCGCGACCGCAGGGAGCCTGA
- a CDS encoding ferredoxin, producing the protein MSKPSKFVFVCINERDPAHPRPSCFPVGGAEIFNALREEQGRRRNDDVKVVAALCLEACRVGPVVGVYPDDVYYGGVTEDDVPAIMDHLEGGQPVDFLQIGDEDFRYKG; encoded by the coding sequence GTGTCGAAGCCCAGCAAGTTCGTGTTCGTGTGCATCAACGAGCGGGACCCCGCCCACCCGCGGCCGTCCTGCTTCCCCGTCGGCGGGGCGGAGATCTTCAACGCGCTGCGCGAGGAGCAGGGCCGTCGCCGCAACGACGACGTCAAGGTGGTCGCCGCCCTGTGCCTGGAGGCTTGCCGGGTCGGCCCGGTCGTCGGCGTGTACCCCGACGACGTCTACTACGGGGGGGTCACCGAGGACGACGTGCCGGCGATCATGGACCACCTGGAGGGGGGCCAGCCCGTCGACTTCCTCCAGATCGGCGACGAGGACTTCCGCTACAAGGGCTAG
- the ppdK gene encoding pyruvate, phosphate dikinase — translation MSETWVYRFDQLDEVDAHLHGTWDDVRALLGGKGANLAEMTRLGIPVPPGFTVTTAACLAFLEADGTPPGMWDQVVDALKAIERQTHKHFGDPENPLLVSCRSGAKFSMPGMMDTVLNIGLNDETAKGLIRLTGDEHFVYDSYRRLIQMFGTVVLGLRDELFEHVLAGAREARGVATDAELTVEDLQGVVTRFKAIAPRFPSDPIEQLRLAVEAVFSSWNGKRAVDYRNAAHIPHDLGTAVNVQTMVFGNLGEDSATGVAMTRSGATGLPGLEGDYLMNAQGEDVVSGTRATQPVEGLGDVMPAVYAELLATAQTLESHYRDMQDIEFTIENGVLWLLQTRDGKRTAQAAVRIAVDLATEGAISQREAVQRVKPDQIDFFLHPQLDRDARAQAEVEHRLCATGLNVSPGAAVGVVAFDPDTAERWARDGRDVILVRPETKPDDVHGMLAAKGILTSRGGRTSHAALVARQFGKPAVVGVAALDIDLGAKTATLGGFELEEGDWVSLDGSSGEVFVGQLDTFVPDISDQWLATLLEWADDIRVLGIRANADYPVDAERARTYGAEGIGLCRTEHMFFESERLPIMQRMIMSESVADRRSALDELLPMQRSDFLGLFRAMSGLPVIIRLIDPPLHEFLPTYEELSERITDAKIRLSKAASLEAVDELLARLRADEDTQRRVLALHEANPMLGLRGVRLAILYPEIAQMQARAIVEAACQAIEEGYEPKPEIMVPLTSDLRELAVVRDLVAEEAAAVLAERDVELEVPIGTMVETPRAALVAGELATKADFFSFGTNDLTQTTFGISRDDAETGFLLDYLRDGLLEQNPFATLDPDGVGVLVDMAVTAGRRTRPDLDVGICGEHGGDPASIAWCHAYGLTYVSCSPYRVPVARLAAAQAVLAEAGPAEEG, via the coding sequence ATGTCCGAGACCTGGGTCTACCGCTTCGATCAGCTCGACGAGGTGGACGCCCACCTCCACGGCACCTGGGACGACGTGCGGGCGCTGCTCGGCGGCAAGGGGGCGAACCTGGCGGAGATGACCCGCCTGGGCATCCCCGTGCCGCCGGGCTTCACCGTGACGACGGCCGCGTGCCTGGCCTTCCTCGAGGCGGATGGCACGCCTCCGGGGATGTGGGACCAGGTCGTCGACGCGCTGAAGGCGATCGAGCGCCAGACGCACAAGCACTTCGGCGACCCGGAGAACCCGCTGCTGGTGTCGTGCCGCTCGGGTGCGAAGTTCTCGATGCCCGGGATGATGGACACGGTCCTCAACATCGGGCTGAACGACGAGACCGCGAAGGGCCTGATCCGCCTGACCGGTGACGAGCACTTCGTGTACGACTCCTACCGCCGGCTCATCCAGATGTTCGGCACCGTCGTCCTCGGCCTGCGCGACGAGCTCTTCGAGCACGTGCTCGCGGGCGCCCGCGAGGCGCGGGGCGTGGCCACCGACGCGGAGCTGACCGTCGAGGACCTCCAGGGCGTCGTGACCCGGTTCAAGGCGATCGCCCCGCGGTTCCCATCCGACCCGATCGAGCAGCTGCGCCTGGCCGTGGAGGCCGTCTTCAGCTCGTGGAACGGCAAGCGGGCCGTCGACTACCGCAACGCCGCCCACATCCCCCACGACCTCGGCACCGCCGTCAACGTCCAGACGATGGTGTTCGGGAACCTCGGTGAGGACTCGGCCACCGGCGTGGCGATGACCCGCAGCGGCGCCACCGGCCTGCCGGGCCTCGAGGGCGACTACCTGATGAACGCCCAGGGCGAGGACGTCGTCTCGGGCACCCGCGCCACCCAGCCCGTGGAGGGGCTCGGCGACGTCATGCCGGCGGTCTACGCCGAGCTGCTCGCGACCGCCCAGACCCTCGAGTCGCACTACCGCGACATGCAGGACATCGAGTTCACGATCGAGAACGGCGTCCTGTGGCTGCTGCAGACCCGTGACGGCAAGCGCACCGCCCAGGCGGCGGTCCGCATCGCCGTCGACCTCGCGACCGAGGGTGCGATCTCCCAGCGCGAGGCCGTCCAGCGGGTCAAGCCGGACCAGATCGACTTCTTCCTGCACCCCCAGCTCGACCGCGACGCCCGTGCGCAGGCCGAGGTGGAGCACCGCCTGTGCGCGACCGGCCTGAACGTGTCGCCCGGTGCCGCCGTCGGCGTGGTGGCGTTCGACCCCGACACCGCGGAGCGCTGGGCCCGCGACGGGCGTGACGTCATCCTCGTCCGGCCCGAGACCAAGCCGGACGACGTCCACGGCATGCTCGCCGCCAAGGGCATCCTGACCAGCCGGGGCGGCCGGACCAGCCACGCCGCGCTCGTCGCCCGCCAGTTCGGCAAGCCCGCGGTGGTCGGCGTCGCCGCCCTCGACATCGACCTCGGCGCGAAGACCGCCACCCTGGGCGGCTTCGAGCTCGAGGAGGGGGACTGGGTGTCCCTCGACGGCTCGAGCGGCGAGGTGTTCGTCGGGCAGCTGGACACCTTCGTGCCCGACATCAGCGACCAGTGGCTGGCCACGCTGCTCGAGTGGGCCGACGACATCCGGGTCCTGGGGATCCGTGCCAACGCCGACTACCCGGTCGACGCCGAGCGCGCCCGCACCTACGGCGCCGAGGGCATCGGCCTGTGCCGGACCGAGCACATGTTCTTCGAGTCCGAGCGCCTGCCGATCATGCAGCGGATGATCATGAGCGAGTCGGTCGCCGATCGTCGCAGCGCCCTCGACGAGCTGCTGCCGATGCAGCGCAGCGACTTCCTCGGGCTGTTCAGGGCGATGTCCGGCCTGCCGGTCATCATCCGGCTGATCGACCCGCCGCTGCACGAGTTCCTGCCGACCTACGAGGAGCTCTCCGAGCGGATCACCGACGCGAAGATCCGGCTGTCGAAGGCCGCATCCCTCGAAGCGGTCGACGAGCTCCTGGCCCGGCTCCGCGCGGACGAGGACACCCAGCGACGTGTGCTCGCCCTGCACGAGGCCAACCCGATGCTCGGCCTGCGCGGCGTCCGCCTGGCGATCCTGTACCCCGAGATCGCCCAGATGCAGGCGAGGGCGATCGTCGAGGCCGCCTGCCAGGCCATCGAGGAGGGGTACGAGCCGAAGCCGGAGATCATGGTCCCGCTGACCAGCGACCTCCGCGAGCTCGCCGTGGTCCGCGACCTCGTCGCCGAGGAGGCGGCGGCGGTCCTCGCCGAGCGCGACGTCGAGCTGGAGGTGCCGATCGGCACGATGGTCGAGACGCCGCGCGCGGCGCTCGTCGCCGGGGAGCTGGCCACCAAGGCCGACTTCTTCAGCTTCGGGACCAACGACCTGACCCAGACGACGTTCGGCATCAGCCGCGACGACGCCGAGACGGGGTTCCTGCTCGACTACCTGCGCGACGGGCTGCTCGAGCAGAACCCGTTCGCGACCCTCGACCCCGACGGGGTGGGTGTGCTCGTCGACATGGCCGTCACGGCCGGTCGCCGGACACGCCCCGACCTCGACGTCGGCATCTGCGGCGAGCACGGCGGCGACCCCGCCTCGATCGCCTGGTGCCACGCGTACGGGCTGACGTACGTCAGCTGCTCGCCCTACCGGGTCCCCGTCGCCAGGCTGGCGGCCGCCCAGGCGGTCCTCGCCGAGGCAGGCCCCGCCGAGGAGGGCTGA
- a CDS encoding CYTH domain-containing protein: MQEIERKWLVARPPGEVGPGADGTPIRQGYLTGADGDPEVRLRDRGGARQLTVKVGAGLSRDEFEIAVDDDTFEGLWAHTGGARVEKVRHELPVGPYTAELDVYAGDLEGLMTVEVEFPSAAAADSFTPPAWFGRDVTGDDAYANRRLAREGLPPADG, translated from the coding sequence GTGCAGGAGATCGAGCGGAAGTGGCTGGTGGCGCGCCCACCCGGTGAGGTGGGTCCCGGCGCCGACGGCACGCCGATCCGCCAGGGCTACCTGACCGGTGCCGACGGCGATCCCGAGGTGCGCCTGCGCGACCGCGGAGGCGCCCGGCAGCTGACGGTCAAGGTCGGTGCGGGGTTGTCGCGCGACGAGTTCGAGATCGCCGTCGACGACGACACCTTCGAGGGGCTGTGGGCCCACACCGGGGGCGCGCGGGTCGAGAAGGTCCGCCACGAGCTCCCGGTCGGCCCCTACACCGCCGAGCTGGACGTCTACGCCGGTGACCTCGAGGGGCTCATGACCGTGGAGGTCGAGTTCCCGTCGGCCGCGGCGGCGGACTCCTTCACCCCTCCCGCGTGGTTCGGTCGCGACGTCACCGGCGACGATGCCTACGCCAACCGGCGGCTGGCCCGCGAGGGGCTGCCGCCGGCGGACGGCTGA